From the Rhinopithecus roxellana isolate Shanxi Qingling chromosome 5, ASM756505v1, whole genome shotgun sequence genome, the window TGACCTGCCTGCTTTTGGGGGACTTGTAAGCTAAGGATGGTTTTACATttgggtttctttgttttttgtttgtttgttttttgagacagggtgttgctctgtagcccagactggagtgcagtgatgcaatcttggctcactgtagcctcagcttcctaggctcaggcaatcctcctgcctcagcctcccaagtagctgggactaaaggcacgcaccaccacacccagctgatttttaaaacagatggGGTGGTGGGGGAGTAGTCTcacctatgttgcccaggctggtctcaaactcctggcctaagtgaccctactttggcctccctaagcactgggtttacaggtgtgagccaccacacccacccggtttttatattttttaataattgaaaaaaaatgtttcatggcatatgaaaattatgtgaaattcaaattttagtgtcCCCAGTTCTACTGGAACGCAGCTCCCGATGTGGTTCATGTGCTGCCTCTAGCTGCTTTCACACTGCAGCAAAGCGGGGAGTGTAACAAACACCCCACGGCCACGGGGCCTCAAATATTTCCTGTCGGGCCCTTAGAGGAAAGCATGCCGACCTCGGATGTGACTGAGGGTGGGGACTTGGGTGAATGCCGGCCTGGAGTGACATCAACGGTTTGAAGCAGACCCTCTGTCCAGGAGGGAGCAGAGGCAGAGCAGGGACAGTAGTGAGGCCATCTGTGGTGACTTAGGCAAGGTGAGGAGGATGTAGGAGGCAAGAAGGCAAAGCCCCTGTGAGATGAAGGGTCCACGGGAGGCCTGGGCAGTCAGCAGAGTTGCCTGCCCAGGAGGGAGAGCCATGGGAAGCCACAGGGAAAAGCACATTTGGGGGAAAGATCGGGAGAAGGGGTTTCAGCACATTTGTCTTTTGGACATTCGAGTGGAGCTGTCAAATCGGGGGCCAACGCGACACAGGAGCCTGGCTTTCTGGAGAGCAGTCTGACTGCAGCTCTGGGTTCCCAGCTCCCAAGCGGGCAGGGAGCACTCGGTAAAGGCTGGGAGGAGCGAGTGACGTAGGGACGACCAAACAGATGAATGATGGAAGGGCACATTGTCACACTGTTGGGGTGCCAGCCCAGAACTGGGAGACTGGTGCAACCCTGCCAGCAGGTGCCACAGGGCTGCACCGGGCTAGGATGCCACACGGTAGGTGGGAAGGTGAAGGCACTGAGGAGCGAAGCTGGCATTTCTCAACCCAAAATGTGCGCAACCTCCACTGATGGCACGAAGTGCTCATCTGGGGCCAGAGACAGCGTGGCCTGCCTAGGACTTGAGACCTGTCACCGGCTGGGTCGGTGACTCGGGCCTAGGGCTTGAGGCCTGTCACCAGCTGGGTGGGTGACTTGGGCCAGCACTGCATCTTCTCGGCGCCTCCCTCCAGGGCCGTTCTGAGAGACGATGTCTCCACAGTGCGTTGGCATAGAACCTAGCACCTGCATGTGGTCATCAGGACAGACACAAAAGTTCATGCAAGggtcccctctctgggcctgctCACGCAGGATATTCGTCCTCAATTCTTAGCTACTGGGGCAGAAAGGGCTTGAGCAAACAGAACTGGGGTCCCTGACATCCCAACACACGCAGCCAGCAATTTGCATGCTGTTCAGGCCTCGACTGACAACATGATCTGCCACAGCCTCCACAGGTGGCATCCTCCTCAGAGAGACACAGGCCACCTGAGGGCATCCAGTCCCCGCTGAGCTGGGTGGTCTCCAGCTCCGATTTCACTTAGTACCTGCTTTCTGCCCTCCTTTGAAATCCAGCAGCTGTTACTGAGTGGCTCCGGTGCCACAGGGTGCTCCGGAAAGCAAGCTTTTCTGTGGCTGCCCACAGCCCGCTTCTCTGTTTTCCTACGGGGAAGAAGAGAACGGAGCAGCTCCACTGAGAGCCCGCAGAGCACATGGCCTGTTGGCTTCTTTGTCTCCAATTTGTCTACTGTGTGAGTTGCCACTAGCTCTTCTTTTCTGCATAAGCTGTAGTCagggggccttttttttttcttttctgtctcagcCTGGCAGTCTCTGGGCCAGGAACAGAGCTGGCTCTATGAACCAGAGGCACTGCCTACCCAGGGACTCACGGTTTGGGATCAAACTGTCACCTCCACAGTTATGCACACAGGAGTGTCCAGAGGTATGGAATTAGATGACCTCAGGGCAGACAAGTCTTAGATTCACATTCAGCAGGTACTTCCAGTGCCAGGTGACATCCAAAGTGCTCTAACATCTCAGAATGCATCCTGTTCACACCATTTACAAGGGCTACACACCAGGCTCTTCTAGAAGGCTTACTACCCATAGCCTCGGCATCAACCACAAAGTGGACAGCCAGCCCCTCTTTCTCCTGCCATGGAGCTGCTAACAGCCTCATTTTGGGAAGGATATGTCAGAACACAGCACGGTGGGGGCCCCAAGAGGCCCTGACCACTCTTCAGGATAGAGAGCGTGATTCCCAAGAACCACGGACCCTCCAGAGGGCAGTCCCTTGCCCCACTGTGTGCCCATGGGTCTCATTTGCTAGGTCCTGCATCCGCCCCACAGAACCCACGAGAGCGCCTACCTCTGTTCTTGGAAGTAGGGGTGCTGCAGGGCCTGGTGGGCGGCGATTCTCTCATCGGGATCATAGGCCACCATTGCGTGCAGAAGGGAGAGGCATTGTGGGGACAAATTGGTTGTCAGTAGAGGTATTCCTGATccccttttaaaaggaaaatcaaaattcATAGCTCTCGACCTGTATTAAAAGCCCAATGATAATAAACGGTCATGCTGTCACTGAGCGCACCGGCGGTCCACTGTCACGACTAAGGGCCCTGCATGGTGCAGGTCTACACCTGTCCCAGCCCACAGAACGTGCAGCACCAAGAGGGACC encodes:
- the MOK gene encoding MAPK/MAK/MRK overlapping kinase isoform X3, with product MNFDFPFKRGSGIPLLTTNLSPQCLSLLHAMVAYDPDERIAAHQALQHPYFQEQRKTEKRAVGSHRKACFPEHPVAPEPLSNSCWISKEGRKQKQSLKQEEDHPKRQGPAYAMELPKLKLSGVAKLSSYSSPTLQSVLGSGTHGKAPVLRPLKCIPASKKTDPRKDLKPAPQQCRLPTIVRKGGRY